Proteins encoded together in one Onychomys torridus chromosome 1, mOncTor1.1, whole genome shotgun sequence window:
- the Map4k1 gene encoding mitogen-activated protein kinase kinase kinase kinase 1 isoform X1, translated as MALVDPDIFNKDPREHYDLLQRLGGGTYGEVFKARDKVSKDLVALKMVKMEPDDDVSTLQKEILMLKTCRHANIVAYHGSYLWLQKLWICMEFCGAGSLQDIYQVTGCLSELQISYVCREVLQGLAYLHSQKKIHRDIKGANILVNDSGEVRLADFGISAQIGATLARRLSFIGTPYWMAPEVAAVALKGGYNELCDIWSLGITAIELAELQPPLFDVHPLRVLFLMTKSGYQPPRLKEKGKWSSAFHNFVKVTLTKSPKKRPGAAKMLSHQLVCQPGLNRGLILDLLDKMRNPGKGAPVGEPDDEEPEPPPAIPRRIRSTHRASSLGIPDTDCCRRHMEFQRLRGVEPRPPADTVCLQPPGDFRSASPRSQLSESDDDYDDVDIPAPAEDMPPPLPPKPKFRSPSDDGSGGVGDDGQLSPGVLVRCASGPPPRTPRPGPPPATHGPHLTAHSDPSLWNSAAPEPGQPPLLPPKKEKVRRKMEKVRHREGCALLVKLFNGCPLQIHSTAAWTHPSTKDQHLLLGAEEGIFILNRNDQEATLEMLFPGRTTWVYCINNLLMSLSGKTPHLYSHSILGLLERKDIRTGSPIAHISPHRFLARKNMVSTKVQDTKGCRACCVAESTSSGGPFLCGALETSVVLLQWYQPMNKFLLVRQVLFPLPTPLPVFALLTAPGSELPAVCIGVSPGHAARSVLFHTVRFGALSCWLDDSSTEHKGPVQVTQVKEDMVMVLMDGSLKLVTPEGAPAPRLRTPEIPMTEAVEAVAMVGDRLQAFWKHGIQVWAPGSEQLLQELRDPTLTFRLLGSPRPVVVETRPSDDPTAPSNLYIQE; from the exons ATGGCCCTTGTAGACCCTGACATCTTTAATAAGGACCCCCGGGAACACTATGATCTACTGCAGCGCCTGGGTGGTGGAACCTATGGAGAAGTCTTCAAG GCTCGTGACAAGGTGTCTAAGGACCTGGTGGCTTTGAAGATGGTGAAAATGGAGCCTG ATGATGATGTCTCCACCCTTCAGAAGGAGATTCTCATGCTGAAAACTTGCCGGCATGCCAACATCGTGGCTTACCATGGCAGTTACCTCTG GCTGCAGAAGCTCTGGATCTGCATGGAATTCTGTGGGGCTGGTTCTCTCCAGGACATCTACCAAG TGACTGGCTGTCTGTCCGAGCTCCAGATCAGCTATGTGTGCCGGGAAGTGCTCCAG GGTCTGGCCTACCTGCACTCACAGAAGAAGATACACCGAGACATCAAG GGAGCCAACATCCTCGTCAATGACTCTGGGGAGGTCAGGCTGG ctgACTTTGGGATCTCAGCCCAGATCGGGGCGACATTGGCCCGACGCCTCTCTTTCATTGGGACACCATACTG GATGGCTCCAGAGGTGGCAGCTGTAGCCCTGAAGGGTGGATACAATGAGTTGTGTGACATCTGGTCTCTCGGCATCACGGCCATTGAACTGGCGGAGCTTCAGCCACCTCTCTTTGACGTACACCCTCTCAG GGTTCTCTTCCTCATGACAAAGAGTGGCTACCAGCCTCCTCGGCTAAAGGAAAAAGGCAAATG GTCGTCTGCCTTCCACAACTTTGTCAAAGTCACCCTCACTAAGAGCCCCAAGAAACGCCCTGGTGCTGCCAAGATGCTCAGT CATCAGCTGGTGTGCCAGCCAGGGCTCAACAGAGGCCTGATCTTGGATCTTCTTGACAAAATGAGGAATCCTGGGAAGGGGGCACCAGTTGGGGAGCCTGACGATGAGGAGCCGGAG CCACCCCCTGCCATCCCTCGGCGGATCAGATCTACCCACCGGGCCAGCTCACTGGGGATCCCAGACACAGACTGCTGTC GGCGGCACATGGAGTTCCAGAGGCTCAGAGGAGTGGAACCCAGACCTCCAGCTGACACT GTTTGCTTACAGCCCCCTGGAGACTTCAGGAGCGCCAGCCCCAG GAGCCAACTGTCAGAGTCTGATGACGACTATGATGATGTGGACAT CCCTGCCCCAGCAGAAGACATGCCTCCTCCACTGCCCCCCAAG CCCAAGTTTCGGTCTCCATCTGACGATGGTTCTGGAGGGGTAGGGGACGACGGACAGCTGAGCCCAGGGGTGCTGGTCCGGTGTGCCAGTGGGCCTCCTCCCCGTACCCCTCGTCCTGGGCCTCCCCCAGCCACACACGGCCCCCATCTCACAGCCCACTCAG ATCCCTCACTGTGGAACTCAGCTGCTCCGGAGCCAGGTCAGCCCCCACTCCTACCCCCTAAGAAGGAAAAGGTGAGGAGAAAG ATGGAGAAAGTGAGGCACCGAGAG GGATGCGCCCTTCTTGTGAAATTATTCAACGGCTGCCCCCTCCAGATCCACAGCACAGCTGCCTGGACACATCCCTCTACTAAAG ACCAGCATCTGCTCCTGGGTGCAGAGGAAGGCATTTTCATACTGAACCGGAACGATCAGGAGGCCACGCTGGAGATG ctcttccctggacggACAACCTGGGTGTACTGCATCAACAACCTGCTCATGTCTCTCTCGG GGAAGACTCCCCACCTGTATTCTCATAGCATCCTGGGCCTGCTGGAGAGGAAGGACATCAGAACAGGAAGCCCCATCGCTCACATTAGCCCTCACCGGTTTCTGGCAAG AAAGAACATGGTCTCCACTAAGGTCCAAGATACCAAAGGCTGCCGGGCCTGCTGTGTGG CTGAGAGTACAAGCTCTGGGGGCCCATTCCTATGTGGGGCACTGGAGACGTCTGTGGTCCTGCTCCAATGGTACCAGCCAATGAACAAGTTCCTGCTCGTCCGG CAGGTGCTGTTCCCGCTGCCCACGCCGCTGCCGGTGTTCGCGCTGCTGACAGCGCCGGGCTCCGAGCTGCCGGCCGTGTGCATCGGCGTGAGCCCCGGGCACGCGGCGAGGTCGGTGCTCTTCCACACCGTGCGTTTTGGTGCCCTGTCCTGCTGGCTGGACGACTCCAGCACGG AGCACAAGGGACCAGTGCAGGTGACCCAAGTTAAGGAAGACATGGTGATGGTGTTGATGGACG GCTCTCTGAAGCTTGTGACCCCAGAGGGGGCCCCAGCTCCCCGGCTTCGCACCCCTGAGATCCCCATGACCGAAGCAGTGGAGGCTGTGG CCATGGTTGGAGACAGACTCCAGGCCTTCTGGAAGCATGGAATTCAGGTGTGGGCTCCAGGCTCGGAACAG CTGCTGCAGGAGCTGAGagaccccaccctcaccttccgtCTGCTTGGCTCCCCCAG
- the Map4k1 gene encoding mitogen-activated protein kinase kinase kinase kinase 1 isoform X2 translates to MALVDPDIFNKDPREHYDLLQRLGGGTYGEVFKARDKVSKDLVALKMVKMEPDDDVSTLQKEILMLKTCRHANIVAYHGSYLWLQKLWICMEFCGAGSLQDIYQVTGCLSELQISYVCREVLQGLAYLHSQKKIHRDIKGANILVNDSGEVRLADFGISAQIGATLARRLSFIGTPYWMAPEVAAVALKGGYNELCDIWSLGITAIELAELQPPLFDVHPLRVLFLMTKSGYQPPRLKEKGKWSSAFHNFVKVTLTKSPKKRPGAAKMLSHQLVCQPGLNRGLILDLLDKMRNPGKGAPVGEPDDEEPEPPPAIPRRIRSTHRASSLGIPDTDCCRRHMEFQRLRGVEPRPPADTVCLQPPGDFRSASPRSQLSESDDDYDDVDIPAPAEDMPPPLPPKPKFRSPSDDGSGGVGDDGQLSPGVLVRCASGPPPRTPRPGPPPATHGPHLTAHSDPSLWNSAAPEPGQPPLLPPKKEKVRRKGCALLVKLFNGCPLQIHSTAAWTHPSTKDQHLLLGAEEGIFILNRNDQEATLEMLFPGRTTWVYCINNLLMSLSGKTPHLYSHSILGLLERKDIRTGSPIAHISPHRFLARKNMVSTKVQDTKGCRACCVAESTSSGGPFLCGALETSVVLLQWYQPMNKFLLVRQVLFPLPTPLPVFALLTAPGSELPAVCIGVSPGHAARSVLFHTVRFGALSCWLDDSSTEHKGPVQVTQVKEDMVMVLMDGSLKLVTPEGAPAPRLRTPEIPMTEAVEAVAMVGDRLQAFWKHGIQVWAPGSEQLLQELRDPTLTFRLLGSPRPVVVETRPSDDPTAPSNLYIQE, encoded by the exons ATGGCCCTTGTAGACCCTGACATCTTTAATAAGGACCCCCGGGAACACTATGATCTACTGCAGCGCCTGGGTGGTGGAACCTATGGAGAAGTCTTCAAG GCTCGTGACAAGGTGTCTAAGGACCTGGTGGCTTTGAAGATGGTGAAAATGGAGCCTG ATGATGATGTCTCCACCCTTCAGAAGGAGATTCTCATGCTGAAAACTTGCCGGCATGCCAACATCGTGGCTTACCATGGCAGTTACCTCTG GCTGCAGAAGCTCTGGATCTGCATGGAATTCTGTGGGGCTGGTTCTCTCCAGGACATCTACCAAG TGACTGGCTGTCTGTCCGAGCTCCAGATCAGCTATGTGTGCCGGGAAGTGCTCCAG GGTCTGGCCTACCTGCACTCACAGAAGAAGATACACCGAGACATCAAG GGAGCCAACATCCTCGTCAATGACTCTGGGGAGGTCAGGCTGG ctgACTTTGGGATCTCAGCCCAGATCGGGGCGACATTGGCCCGACGCCTCTCTTTCATTGGGACACCATACTG GATGGCTCCAGAGGTGGCAGCTGTAGCCCTGAAGGGTGGATACAATGAGTTGTGTGACATCTGGTCTCTCGGCATCACGGCCATTGAACTGGCGGAGCTTCAGCCACCTCTCTTTGACGTACACCCTCTCAG GGTTCTCTTCCTCATGACAAAGAGTGGCTACCAGCCTCCTCGGCTAAAGGAAAAAGGCAAATG GTCGTCTGCCTTCCACAACTTTGTCAAAGTCACCCTCACTAAGAGCCCCAAGAAACGCCCTGGTGCTGCCAAGATGCTCAGT CATCAGCTGGTGTGCCAGCCAGGGCTCAACAGAGGCCTGATCTTGGATCTTCTTGACAAAATGAGGAATCCTGGGAAGGGGGCACCAGTTGGGGAGCCTGACGATGAGGAGCCGGAG CCACCCCCTGCCATCCCTCGGCGGATCAGATCTACCCACCGGGCCAGCTCACTGGGGATCCCAGACACAGACTGCTGTC GGCGGCACATGGAGTTCCAGAGGCTCAGAGGAGTGGAACCCAGACCTCCAGCTGACACT GTTTGCTTACAGCCCCCTGGAGACTTCAGGAGCGCCAGCCCCAG GAGCCAACTGTCAGAGTCTGATGACGACTATGATGATGTGGACAT CCCTGCCCCAGCAGAAGACATGCCTCCTCCACTGCCCCCCAAG CCCAAGTTTCGGTCTCCATCTGACGATGGTTCTGGAGGGGTAGGGGACGACGGACAGCTGAGCCCAGGGGTGCTGGTCCGGTGTGCCAGTGGGCCTCCTCCCCGTACCCCTCGTCCTGGGCCTCCCCCAGCCACACACGGCCCCCATCTCACAGCCCACTCAG ATCCCTCACTGTGGAACTCAGCTGCTCCGGAGCCAGGTCAGCCCCCACTCCTACCCCCTAAGAAGGAAAAGGTGAGGAGAAAG GGATGCGCCCTTCTTGTGAAATTATTCAACGGCTGCCCCCTCCAGATCCACAGCACAGCTGCCTGGACACATCCCTCTACTAAAG ACCAGCATCTGCTCCTGGGTGCAGAGGAAGGCATTTTCATACTGAACCGGAACGATCAGGAGGCCACGCTGGAGATG ctcttccctggacggACAACCTGGGTGTACTGCATCAACAACCTGCTCATGTCTCTCTCGG GGAAGACTCCCCACCTGTATTCTCATAGCATCCTGGGCCTGCTGGAGAGGAAGGACATCAGAACAGGAAGCCCCATCGCTCACATTAGCCCTCACCGGTTTCTGGCAAG AAAGAACATGGTCTCCACTAAGGTCCAAGATACCAAAGGCTGCCGGGCCTGCTGTGTGG CTGAGAGTACAAGCTCTGGGGGCCCATTCCTATGTGGGGCACTGGAGACGTCTGTGGTCCTGCTCCAATGGTACCAGCCAATGAACAAGTTCCTGCTCGTCCGG CAGGTGCTGTTCCCGCTGCCCACGCCGCTGCCGGTGTTCGCGCTGCTGACAGCGCCGGGCTCCGAGCTGCCGGCCGTGTGCATCGGCGTGAGCCCCGGGCACGCGGCGAGGTCGGTGCTCTTCCACACCGTGCGTTTTGGTGCCCTGTCCTGCTGGCTGGACGACTCCAGCACGG AGCACAAGGGACCAGTGCAGGTGACCCAAGTTAAGGAAGACATGGTGATGGTGTTGATGGACG GCTCTCTGAAGCTTGTGACCCCAGAGGGGGCCCCAGCTCCCCGGCTTCGCACCCCTGAGATCCCCATGACCGAAGCAGTGGAGGCTGTGG CCATGGTTGGAGACAGACTCCAGGCCTTCTGGAAGCATGGAATTCAGGTGTGGGCTCCAGGCTCGGAACAG CTGCTGCAGGAGCTGAGagaccccaccctcaccttccgtCTGCTTGGCTCCCCCAG